TTGGTAATCAAAGGGGGCAGCGGCCCAGATGGCAACACTGAAAGATCTCAGCCGACATCTCGGTCTCTCGGTCACACAAGTGAGCCGGGCGCTGAACGGCCATTCGGATGTGAACGAACAGACCCGTGCCCGCGTGCAGGAAGCTGCCAAGATCTTGAAGTATCAGCCGAATATTTCCGCCCGTCGCCTTGTGACGGGGCGATCCGGCACGGTTGGTCTGGTGGTGCCGCCCCCCGTCAGCACAGATGGCCACGCGGTTTTTGTCGAGATGATCAGCGGCCTTTCGGCAAGTTTCGCGCAACAGAATGTGCATTTTCTGCTGCATGTGGTGAACCCGCAGGAAGATCCGGTCGCGGTGCATCGCCGGTTGATCGACAGCGCGGCGCTGGATGGCTTTGTCATCACCGATCCGGTGGTGAACGATCCGCGCATCGCCTTTCTGCGCAAACGCGATGTTCCCTTCGTCGTGCATGGCCGACTCGGCGACAAGAATGATTTTGCCTATTTCGACATCGACAATTACGCCGTCGCGCACCTCCTGACAGCGCATCTGACCGGCCTCGGCCATCGACGAATCGCCTTTCTCAATGGCGTGCCGGGGCGCACCTATGTCGAATCGCGACGCCGGGGCCATGTTGCGGCGCTGTCAGAGGCAGGGATTGAATGTGACCCGCATCTGCACCGCAATGGCATGATGAACCGCAATTTCGGCCTGACGGAAACCATCCGCCTGATGCAGGCAGAGCAAGGCCGCCCCACAGCCATCATTGCAGGCAATATGTTGATTGCATTGGGTGTTTACGATGCGCTTCAGGCGCTTGGCCTGCGGGTCCCTGCCGATGTCTCGGTCGTGGCCCATGATGATCACCTGCCCGGCGCCACGGCGGAATCGCTGTTTCCGGCGCTGACCACCACCTCTGCCCCGCTGAAGGAAAGCTGGGGCCCGATGGCGTGCCTGCTTGTCAAGGCGCTTGACGCCCAGCCGATTGAAACGCTTCAGAAAATGGGCGGCATCAGCTTTTTCAACCGGGCCTCCACCACCACCCTCTGAGCGCAGACAGCCCTTTCCCGCCAAAATTCCTGTTGACGTGATAGCGCTATCAGGCACATATTTCCGAAACGTTTCGGATCACGCCAGCTTGCAGCCCTTGAGGAGGAGCCAGGTCGGCAGCAGCGACGTGCAGACAGCATAACGGGAGGAAATCATGAAGAAAATTTTCAAGGTCGCAGCACTGCGGTCAACGGTGGCGGCTGGCGTTCTGATGACGGCCGGGGTATCGGTCGCACCGGCGGATGAGCTGTTTTACGTCTCTGGTGCCATCGGCAATGCCATCGCCAATTTCAAGACGCTGGTGCAGCCTTGGGAACAGGCGACCGGCCACACGGTGACCATCGTGCCGATGCCCGCGTCCACCTCGGATCAGTTTGCGCAATACCGGCTGTGGCTTGCGGCGGGCACCGCCGACATCGACCTCTATCAGACCGATGTGATCTGGGCACCGCAACTGGCCGACCACTTCGTCGACATGGCCGAACCGGCCAAGGATCTGGTGCCGCAGCATTTCCCCTCGATCATCGAAAGCCAGACGGTTGGTGGCAAGCTGGTGGCCCTGCCGATCTTCACCGATGCGCCCGCGCTGTATTACCGCAAGGATCTGCTGGAAAAGCACGGCAAGCCGGTTCCCACCACCTGGGAAGACCTGACCGAAACCGCCCGCGCGATTCAGGACGCCGAACGCGCCGCAGGCAAGGCCGATTTCTGGGGCTTTGTCTGGCAGGGCAATGCCTATGAGGGGCTGACCTGCAACGCGCTGGAATGGGTGAAATCCTTTGGCGGCGGTCAGATCGTGGAACCCGACGGCAGCATTTCGATCAACAACGCACAGGCCGCAGCGGCGTTGGATCTGGTGAAAGGCTGGGTCGGCTCGATCAGCCCTGCCGGGGTGCTGGCTTATCAGGAAGAAGAGGCGCGCGGCGTGTGGCAGACCGGCAATGCCGTGTTCATGCGCAACTGGCCCTATGCCTATGGCCTTGGCAATGGCACGGATTCCGCAGTGCAGGGCCTGTTCGACGTGGCCCCGCTGCCCTCGGGTGGCGGGCATGAGGGATCGGCGGCAACGCTGGGTGGCTGGAACATCGCCGTCTCGA
The Gemmobacter fulvus genome window above contains:
- a CDS encoding substrate-binding domain-containing protein, coding for MATLKDLSRHLGLSVTQVSRALNGHSDVNEQTRARVQEAAKILKYQPNISARRLVTGRSGTVGLVVPPPVSTDGHAVFVEMISGLSASFAQQNVHFLLHVVNPQEDPVAVHRRLIDSAALDGFVITDPVVNDPRIAFLRKRDVPFVVHGRLGDKNDFAYFDIDNYAVAHLLTAHLTGLGHRRIAFLNGVPGRTYVESRRRGHVAALSEAGIECDPHLHRNGMMNRNFGLTETIRLMQAEQGRPTAIIAGNMLIALGVYDALQALGLRVPADVSVVAHDDHLPGATAESLFPALTTTSAPLKESWGPMACLLVKALDAQPIETLQKMGGISFFNRASTTTL
- a CDS encoding ABC transporter substrate-binding protein; the protein is MKKIFKVAALRSTVAAGVLMTAGVSVAPADELFYVSGAIGNAIANFKTLVQPWEQATGHTVTIVPMPASTSDQFAQYRLWLAAGTADIDLYQTDVIWAPQLADHFVDMAEPAKDLVPQHFPSIIESQTVGGKLVALPIFTDAPALYYRKDLLEKHGKPVPTTWEDLTETARAIQDAERAAGKADFWGFVWQGNAYEGLTCNALEWVKSFGGGQIVEPDGSISINNAQAAAALDLVKGWVGSISPAGVLAYQEEEARGVWQTGNAVFMRNWPYAYGLGNGTDSAVQGLFDVAPLPSGGGHEGSAATLGGWNIAVSKYSTKQDAAISLALYLAGPEAQKQRAISESNLPTIVALYDDAEIAAAQPIIPLWKDVFTQAVPRPSAPTKGKYNEVSARFWSAVHNTLSGNGTAAENLELLELELSDIKGSSW